AAATCAGCTCGATGTTGAAAGGGTCCTGGCCGATGAGGAACCGGCGGAAATGCTGGTCGATCACCGCGCACGCGAAAGCACCGCCGCCGTAGTTCACGCACGCACCGGTGACGCCCTCGTCGGTTTCGATCTCGATCGCGTAGGGATCCTGGCCCGGCCCCATCCACAATGAGCGGATGCGCGCATATTTCGGGTGCACCGACATGGGGTTGGAAATGAGTGTGCCGGCCTGCCAGCCGCCCCCCCAGTATTGCGACTCGCCCTGGGCTGCGCCCCGCGCGCCCGTGTCCCCGCTGGTGATGGTGTAGAGTTTGAAATCGGTGATTTTCATGCCAGCCGTGAAATTGGCCTTTCCGGAAGCCGCTAGCCAAGTATTCGAGTTTTTATTTTGCGACAATCTGTGTCAGATTTTCGACACCGTGCGCCGCCCGACCGCAAATGCATTCCACTACCCGCCTCTGGATGCGACTTCCTTGCGCGCGGGGTGCTGCCTCACGTCGGTCGGCGCGCTCGCCTACCGCTCCGGGCAGAAGTATCCGCAGTCCGGCCACCCCAAAGATTTCGACTTCCGCTGGCAACGCGGCCGCAAATTGCCGGATTTCGCGCTCGTGCTCATCGTCGCGGGGCGCGGGCAGTGGGAAACGGAGCGCGGAGGACTGCAAAGCGTTGCAGCAGGCGACGCGTTCTATCTCGTGCCGGGCGGCTGGCACCGCTACCGCCCTTCACCCGCCGCGGGATGGACCGAGAAATGGATCTGCCTGCAAGGTGCCTCGCTCCACGGACTCGTTGTCTCCGGGCTTCTCCCCGACGATTGCCTTCACCTGCGCGGCGGCATAAGGCCGCGCATGGAACCACGCCTCGACCGCCTGCTGCGCGATGTCGCGTCGGAGCCCGGGGTGAATCATCCGTCGTGGGGCTTGCGGGCCCTCACCATAATGCTCGAATGCTTCGAGACCGAATCACCGAGGGTGGAACCGGCCGCGCGCAGCGGCGCGACCGAGGAAGCCATGCGCTTTATCCGTGAAAACGCCCACCGGCCGATCGGCGTGCGCGACGTGGCCGCGCAGTGCGGCATCGAGCGCCGCACCCTGGAGCGGCGATTCGCGGGTGCCGGACTGCCGCCCATCGGACGCAGCATCATCATGCAGCGCATCGCCCGCGCCGAATTGCTCCTGACCGAAACCGCCATGCAAGTGAAAGAGGTGGCCTACGCCTGCGGGTTTGGCAGCCCCCAACGCATGATCTACGACTTCCGGCGCATGCTCGGGACCACGCCGGGGCGGCTCAAAGCGCGCAAAACGCATTGACACCCGCCTTTCCGGACGCAAGTTTCTTGTTAAGAAATTACGACAACCTGTCGCCCTATGTCTCGCATCGCCGGAATTTATTGCCCGAACATCGTTCCCTTCCGCGACGACGGGTCGATTAACGAGGAAGAGCTGCGCAGGATCGTGTCGTGGCTGATCGACAAAGGAATCAGCGGGCTTTATCCCAACGGCAGCACGGGGGAGTTCGCCCGTTTGAGCTTCGAAGAGCGGCTGCGCGTGGTGGAAATCGTCGCCTCGGAAAACCGGGGCCGTGTTCCCATTCTGGCGGGAGCGGCCGAAAACAGCATTGATCTCGTGATTCAAGCCGCAAGGCGCTACGCCGATCTGGGTATCCGCGCCATCTCGGTGACAGGACCGTATTTTTTCAAAGTTTCGCCCGACGGCGTGGAGGCATACTTCCGCGAAGTGGCGCGCCGCAGCCCGCTCGACATCCTCCTCTACAAC
The window above is part of the Chthoniobacterales bacterium genome. Proteins encoded here:
- a CDS encoding dihydrodipicolinate synthase family protein — its product is MSRIAGIYCPNIVPFRDDGSINEEELRRIVSWLIDKGISGLYPNGSTGEFARLSFEERLRVVEIVASENRGRVPILAGAAENSIDLVIQAARRYADLGIRAISVTGPYFFKVSPDGVEAYFREVARRSPLDILLYN
- a CDS encoding AraC family transcriptional regulator translates to MPAVKLAFPEAASQVFEFLFCDNLCQIFDTVRRPTANAFHYPPLDATSLRAGCCLTSVGALAYRSGQKYPQSGHPKDFDFRWQRGRKLPDFALVLIVAGRGQWETERGGLQSVAAGDAFYLVPGGWHRYRPSPAAGWTEKWICLQGASLHGLVVSGLLPDDCLHLRGGIRPRMEPRLDRLLRDVASEPGVNHPSWGLRALTIMLECFETESPRVEPAARSGATEEAMRFIRENAHRPIGVRDVAAQCGIERRTLERRFAGAGLPPIGRSIIMQRIARAELLLTETAMQVKEVAYACGFGSPQRMIYDFRRMLGTTPGRLKARKTH